The nucleotide sequence TTCAACATATGTTGAAAAAGAATCTGGATACATTTCTTCAACTGATGGCACAAAAACATAATCAACTTCCATATCTTTTAACATTGAGAGATCTCTTTCAAGATCTCTGGGATAATTGTTATAATCCTCATTCGGGCCAAACTGGGTTGGGTTAACAAAAATACTTACTATTGTTATATCATTTTCACTTTTTGCAGCTTTTACGAGCGATAGATGACCTTCGTGTAAAAAACCCATTGTTGGAACAAAACCTATAGTTTTTTTTGATTCGAGAATTTCCTTCGATATTTTCTTCATATCTTCAATTTTTTCTATTACTTTCATTTATAACACCTCTCATCATATAGAAATCTAATATTTCATCAGGATCTGTAACAGGATACGCACCATTTTTTATTAAAAAATTTGGTCCTTCAGAATTTAAGGAAAATATGTTACCCGGAACAGTAAAAAGGTCTTTACCAAAATCAATTGCATAATTAGCTGTAATCATAGTCCCACTTTTTTTCTTGCACTCAACTATTAAAACTCCTTCAGAAATCCCAGCTATGATCCTATTTCTAAGAGGGAAATAATGTTTTTTTGGATTTTCCCAAGGCAAATATTCACTAATTAGACATCCCTCTTTAGATATTTTATCGTATATATATTTATTTTGCTTTGGATAGCAAATATCAACTCCACATCCTAGCACAGCAATTGTCTGTTTCGAATTTTTATGAGCCTCGGCATCAATCCCAATTGCCATTCCGCTTACTATAACGAAAAATTCACTTAGTTTTTTCACAAACTTTTCAGTAATACTTTTTCCATATGCTGTCATGCTTCTAGTCCCAACTACAGAAAAACAAATTTTTTTTAGCAGATGAATGTTTCCTTTATAAAAAAGTACAACTGGTGGCTTCCAAATGTTTTTTAAATACTCAGGATATTCATCATCAAAAAATGTAAGAATACCATTTCCTGAAAATTCCAGCCATCTTGTTAGTTTGCTTTCTATAAACTTTTTTCTTTGAATATCTTGGCTTTTTATGTAGCCATTTTTTATTTCATTAATTGTGTATCCAAGACTACTTAAACTTGCTATTTCAACTTTAGTCATATTTTTATTTATTTTGTTCCAAAATTTCTTTAATTCTTTCAATTACTCCCATTTTTTTACCAGGCAGACATTTATCAATTGCATCACCTTTTTTTACAATAGCGGAAGCATAACCTTCGCAGCCAGGATATCCACAAGCACCACAGTTAATCCCTGGAAGAACTTTTGTTATTTCTTCAATTCTTGGATCAACTTCGACCTTAAACTTTTCATTGCTAAATGCAAGAAATAACCCAAATCCTAATCCCAAGGCGCCCATAACAAGTGCTGAATAAAGAATAACCACCTAAAACACCTCCTGCAACTTATTTTTCAATGATATTTTACCACAAATAGACCATTTTTAATAGAAGTGCTATAATACTTTTTTGAAAGGAAACGTTGGGAGGAAAAATATGTCAATACTTTTTAGTAGCCTTCTTTTTTCTATTGCAACATTTTTCTCTAGAATTTTAGGACTATTCAGAGATGTTTTATTTGCAAAATATTTCGGTGTTTCATATGAACTTGATGCATACTTTATAGCCATCATGTTTCCCTTTTTTCTTAGAAAAGTTTTTGGTGAAGGAGCTATGTCTTCTGCATTCGTACCACTTTATTCAGAAAAAAGTGGAGAGGAAAAAGATAAATTTCTATCATCTGTTATTAATGGCTTTTCTTTAATAATTTTGGCATTAGTTATATTATCTTATTTTTTCCCAGATCTAATAATCAACCTATTTGGAGCAGGCAGCTCACACGAAACAAAGATATTGGCTAAAAAGCTTTTATTAATTACGTCACCTTCAATATACTTTATATTCTTGTGGGCAATTTCTTATTCAATTTTAAACACGAATAACAAATTTTTTTGGCCAGCATTGACTCCAAGTATATCTAACATAACAATAATAATAGGGACATTTTTATCAACAAAATATGGAATAATTTCACCTACGGTAGGTTTCTTAATTGGGTCAATATTAATGTTTTTTAGTATTATAAAATCAATCATAAAACATAAATATTATTTTACGATAAAGCATTTTCCACATTTTTTGAAATTATTTTTTCCTACATTTATGACTATGGTAGTTTCACAAATAAACACTGTTGTTGATATGAATGTTGTATCCTTTTACGACAAAGGAAGTATTTCATACCTGCAGTACGCTTCTAGATTTTATTTACTTCCATATGGCCTTTTTGCTGTATCAGTCTCTACGGTTGTCTTATCAAAGATATCGAATGACAGAAAAAATTTTAATTACCATTTAAATGATGCATTAAAATCAACCTTATTTTTTACAATACCATCTATGGTAGGATTAATCTTTTTATCAACTCCAATAATTAGATTTTTTTATGAACATGGAGCATTTACTTCTAAAGACACAATGATTACATCTAAAATTTTAATCGCATATACATTAGGATTACCTTTTTATGGAATTTATTCAACTATTTCTAGAAGTTATCATGCTATAAAAAACACAAAAACACCTTTTATTGCAGCTACTATAGTATCTTTGTCAAATATTATTTTAGATATAATTTTTGGTCTAAAATATGGACCAAATGGAGTTGCTTTAGCTACAAGTATTGCAGGTATTATAGGAGTTTTATATTTATTATTTTCTGTAAAGACTTTTCCGATAAAAGACTTTTTAAAGATATCATTAAATAGTCTTATAATGTTATTTGTAATATATCTGACTGATTTTACAGATAATAAGTTTTGGTTCTTGATACAAATTTTGATTGGAATTTTAGTTTATTTAATTTTTAGCAGTATATTCTATCGAGATTTAATACGGAGGTTTTTGTATGCTAGAAAGAAGTAAGTTAATTTGTTTTGAAAAAATAAATAGTACAAACACATATGTGAAAGAGAATTATAAAAATCTCGACAATGGAACAATAGTATTAGCAAAAGTTCAAACTCAAGGCAGGGGAAGACTTGGAAGAGTATGGATTTCACAAGAGGGCGGATTATGGTTTTCTATACTTTTTAAGAAAAACTTAAAATATCCTAATTTTTACACTAAGCTTTCAGCAATTACACTATTGTCAATTTTGAAAAATTTGAAAATATCTGCTAAAATTAAGTGGCCAAATGATATATTTTTTAAAGAAAAAAAACTTTCGGGTATACTTACAGAAATAATAAGCAAAAATGGAAAAGTACAGGCAATTGTAGTTGGTATCGGATTGAATGTAAATAATGAAACTCCACCTGAAGGCACTTCTGTTTCAAAAGTTACTGAAAAAAAATTTGAAATTAATTTAATTTTAAATTTATTTATAAACAAATTTAATATTTATTATAAATTTTTTAGGTTATTTCCTTTTCTGCTTACCATAGCATGGAAGAAAAACTTAATTTTTAAAAGAAATGACATAATAAATGGTTATAAAATAAAAAAGATTACTTCTGAATACTTGATTGTAGAAAAGAATGGTTTAAATAAGAAAATTAAGAGTATACACGAACTTGAAGGAGGATAAAAATGAGCACAGAAAAATTAGTGGAAAATATAAAAAATGAAATTAAAGAAGTTGTCAAAGAATATGGTAATAAAAATGTTGTAATTGCATTTTCTGGAGGATTAGATAGTACAGTGGCAGCTCTTCTTACTAAAGAAGCACTTGGACCAGAAAATGTTGAACTAGCCAACGTTGTTTATGGACCTTTTACATATAAAAGGAGTATTGAAATTGTTAAAAAGTCTGCTGAAAAAATGGGATTAAAGATTACATTTCTTGAATCATTATATCAAAAAGAAATATGGAAAAATGGACCTTCATGTAACATGTGTACCAAAACTGTAAAAATGAATACTGTAAAAAAATATGCAAAAGATAGATTAGTTATAACTGGTTCAAATCAAAGTGATAGCTGGGGAAAAACAGGATTAAAAGTTTTCAATGGTTTATATGCGCCATTAGGTGATTTAAATAAATCTGAAATCCAAAATATTTTGGATTTTTATTCATTTAAATTGGAGAGAATAGGTGAAAATTCAAAAAGGGAAGGTTGTAAATTAAAACATCTTTTAAAGATCATGACAAATTTGGATTATCATGGAAAAGCAGTTGATTTTGCTAATGAAATATTACTTGAAAATGTCCCCAAAAATCTTGAACTTGCAAATGTAAAAATTATAGGACCACTTTCTAAAAATATTGCAATCATTAATGTTAAACCTATGGTTGATAACATTAATGAAATAAAGAAAAAAATTGAAAATATTGACGTTATAGATGAAGTAATAGTAGCTAAAAAACCACTAATATTACATGTAATTGCAAACCCTTCAATTTATAGAGTCAAAAACTCTAGGTATTGGATAGAAGTAGGGAAATTACAACCAGAATTTGCCGTTCCAATCAAGGTTATATGGAAGGAATCTAAAAATAACAAATTAAGGACAATACAAGTAGTTGGGGTGGAAGAATGGAAAGATTACGACCCGAGGAACTTGAAAATAAACTTGGGTACAGATTTAGAAATGAAGAACTCTTGCTCACTGCTTTAACACATACATCATTCGCACATGAGAATAAAGTTAAATCTTACGAACGTTTGGAATTCCTTGGAGACGCAGTTATTGATTTATTGCTTAGTACAATTCTTTACCAAGAGTTTATCAATTTAAACGAAGGTACAATGGCACAAATCAAAGCAGCAGTAGCAAGTGAAGATATATTATATGAAATTGG is from Thermosipho africanus Ob7 and encodes:
- the dprA gene encoding DNA-processing protein DprA gives rise to the protein MKELKKFWNKINKNMTKVEIASLSSLGYTINEIKNGYIKSQDIQRKKFIESKLTRWLEFSGNGILTFFDDEYPEYLKNIWKPPVVLFYKGNIHLLKKICFSVVGTRSMTAYGKSITEKFVKKLSEFFVIVSGMAIGIDAEAHKNSKQTIAVLGCGVDICYPKQNKYIYDKISKEGCLISEYLPWENPKKHYFPLRNRIIAGISEGVLIVECKKKSGTMITANYAIDFGKDLFTVPGNIFSLNSEGPNFLIKNGAYPVTDPDEILDFYMMRGVINESNRKN
- a CDS encoding RnfABCDGE type electron transport complex subunit B, with translation MVILYSALVMGALGLGFGLFLAFSNEKFKVEVDPRIEEITKVLPGINCGACGYPGCEGYASAIVKKGDAIDKCLPGKKMGVIERIKEILEQNK
- the murJ gene encoding murein biosynthesis integral membrane protein MurJ; this translates as MSILFSSLLFSIATFFSRILGLFRDVLFAKYFGVSYELDAYFIAIMFPFFLRKVFGEGAMSSAFVPLYSEKSGEEKDKFLSSVINGFSLIILALVILSYFFPDLIINLFGAGSSHETKILAKKLLLITSPSIYFIFLWAISYSILNTNNKFFWPALTPSISNITIIIGTFLSTKYGIISPTVGFLIGSILMFFSIIKSIIKHKYYFTIKHFPHFLKLFFPTFMTMVVSQINTVVDMNVVSFYDKGSISYLQYASRFYLLPYGLFAVSVSTVVLSKISNDRKNFNYHLNDALKSTLFFTIPSMVGLIFLSTPIIRFFYEHGAFTSKDTMITSKILIAYTLGLPFYGIYSTISRSYHAIKNTKTPFIAATIVSLSNIILDIIFGLKYGPNGVALATSIAGIIGVLYLLFSVKTFPIKDFLKISLNSLIMLFVIYLTDFTDNKFWFLIQILIGILVYLIFSSIFYRDLIRRFLYARKK
- a CDS encoding biotin--[acetyl-CoA-carboxylase] ligase, giving the protein MLERSKLICFEKINSTNTYVKENYKNLDNGTIVLAKVQTQGRGRLGRVWISQEGGLWFSILFKKNLKYPNFYTKLSAITLLSILKNLKISAKIKWPNDIFFKEKKLSGILTEIISKNGKVQAIVVGIGLNVNNETPPEGTSVSKVTEKKFEINLILNLFINKFNIYYKFFRLFPFLLTIAWKKNLIFKRNDIINGYKIKKITSEYLIVEKNGLNKKIKSIHELEGG
- a CDS encoding 7-cyano-7-deazaguanine synthase, with translation MSTEKLVENIKNEIKEVVKEYGNKNVVIAFSGGLDSTVAALLTKEALGPENVELANVVYGPFTYKRSIEIVKKSAEKMGLKITFLESLYQKEIWKNGPSCNMCTKTVKMNTVKKYAKDRLVITGSNQSDSWGKTGLKVFNGLYAPLGDLNKSEIQNILDFYSFKLERIGENSKREGCKLKHLLKIMTNLDYHGKAVDFANEILLENVPKNLELANVKIIGPLSKNIAIINVKPMVDNINEIKKKIENIDVIDEVIVAKKPLILHVIANPSIYRVKNSRYWIEVGKLQPEFAVPIKVIWKESKNNKLRTIQVVGVEEWKDYDPRNLKINLGTDLEMKNSCSLL